In Nocardioides sp. W7, the genomic stretch CCGCTGCCGATCGTCGGCGCCACCGGCTCGCCGCTGCGTCCGCTGGCGCTCGTCGGCGCCTGACCCACCCACGTCGTACCCCGAGGAGTCCCGACCCGTGACCGCAGCCGTCCCGTCCACCGAAGGTGCGACGGCCGTCGCCCGCCTGGCCGCCTTCGCCGCCGCCTTCCGCGCCGCCCCGACCGAACCCGCCCTGGACGACGCGCGCCAGCGGCTGCTGGACACGATCGGCATCTCGGTGCCGGCGCTGGGCACCGGCCCCGCGGCGATCGTGCACCAGCTGGCCCGGACCTGGGGTGGGCACGCCCAGTCCACCGCCCTCGGCCTGGCCGAGAAGGTCCCCGCACCGACCGCCGCGCTGGTCAACGGCACGCTCGGCCACGCCCTGGACTTCGACGACACCCACGTCCCGTCGATCCTGCACCCGTCGGCCTCGGTCGTCCCGGCCGCGCTGGCCGCCGCCGAGGCGTGCGGCGCGAGCGGGCGCGAGCTGCTCGCCGCGATCGCGGTCGGCAACGAGATCTGCATCCGGCTGGGCAACGCCGGCTACGACCCGGCGATCAACAACTCGGTCTTCTTCGAGCGCGGCCTGCACGCCACGTCCATCTGTGGCGCCCTCGGCTCCGCCGCCGCCGCGGCGACCGTGATGGGCCTGCCCGAGGACCAGATCGCGCACGCCATGGGCATCGCGGCGTCGATGGGCGCCGGCCTGTTGGAGGCCAACCGCGCCGGTGGCTCGGTCAAGCGCATGCACTGCGGCTGGGCCGCCCACTCCGGCGTGGTCGCCGCCCAGTGCGCCGACGCGGGCCTCACCGGCCCGCCGACCGTGCTCGAGGGCCGCTTCGGCTTCTTCCACGCCTACTGCGGCGAGACGTACGACGAGGCCGCGCTGCTCGACGGCCTCGGCGAGGTGTGGGCGACCGGCGACTGCTTCGTGAAGCCGTACCCGACCAACGTCTTCACCCACTCCGGCATCGACGCGGCCCTGGCGCTGCGCGCGCAGGGACTCAAGCCGGAGGAGATCGAGTCCGTGGAGATCGGCGTCCCGTCGCCGGTGCTGCGGACGATCGCCCAGCCGCGCGAGGCGAAGGTCCGCCCCGAGTCGGGCTACCACGCACAGTTCTCCGGGCCGTTCACGTTCGCGATCGCGCTCGGGGGCGGCGGTGGTCTGGGCGTCTACCTCGACGACTTCACCGACGAGCAGGTCGCCGACCCGGTGCTGCTGGACCTGGCCTCGCGGATCACCCACGTCGCGGACCCGCGCTGCGACGAGATCTTCCCGAGCCACTTCCCCTCGATCGTGCGGGTGCAGACCAAGGACGGGCGCGAGCTGGTCGAGGAGGTGCTCACCACGCGCGGCACCTCCGAGCGCCCGCTGAGCGACGACGAGATCATGCTGAAGTTCCGCCTCAACGCCGCCGGCCTTCCCGGGGGAGCCGACGAGATCGGGCGCCGGATCGCGGACGTCGCGTCGTACGACGACGTCAGCCGGCTGCTGGAGGGCACCACCGCGAGCTGAGCTCGCGCCGACCCACCCGGCCGGGCCCGACAGCAGCCGCCGCCGGGCCCGGCCGTCGACGAAAGGCATCACGTTGCCAGCACCGCCCCGCACCCCGGTCGGCCTCTCGGTGCCGCTGCTGCTGATCCTGGCGGCGTGCAGCGGCTTTCCCCCGTTCGCGATCGACACCTACCTGCCGGGCTTCCCGCAGATCGCGGACGACCTGGACGCGACCGCCGCCCAGGTCCAGCTGACGCTCACCGCGTTCATGCTCGCCACCGCCGTGGGGCAGGTCGTGTGGGGCACCCTGTCCGACCAGATCGGCCGCCGGCCGGTGCTGCTCGGCGGCATCGCGGTCGGCGTGGCGGCCAGCCTCACCTGTGCGCTCACCGAGTCGGTCTGGCTGCTGGTCGTGGCGCGGGCGCTGCAGGGCCTGGGCACCGGGGCCGTGATGGTGGTCGCCCGCGCGGTGGTGGCCGACCTGTCCACCGGCGCCGACGCGGCCCGGGCCTTCTCCACGCTCTCGGCGGTGCAGTCGGTGGCTCCGATCGCCGCCCCGGTGATGGGCGGCCTGCTGATCGGCCCGCTCGGGTGGCGGGCGGCGTTCTGGCTGCTGTTCGCGATGACCGTGTGCATGTCGGCGGCGATCTGGCGGCTGGTCCCCGAGACCATGCCGCCCGAGAACCGCAGGGCCAGCGGACTGGGCCGGCTCCTGGGCGACGGCCGGCTGCTGCTGGCCGACCGCGGCTACCTGGGCGCCGTGATCACGGTGGCCGCCAGCTTCGGGACCATGTTCGCCTACATCTCCGGCAGCCCGTTCGTGATCCAGAGCATCATGGGGCTCTCGGAGTACGCCTACTCGGGGATCTTCGCCGGCACCGCCGCCGCCATGGTCGCGATGATCATGGTGAACCGGCGCCTGGTCCGCTCGGTGCCGCCGCGGCGGATGGTGGTCTTCGGCGTGCTCGGCCAGGGCGCCGGCGTGGCCGTCCTGCTGGTCTGCGTCCTGGCCCTCGATCTGCCGCTGCCGGGGATGGTCGTCGGCTTCCTCCTGGTGCAGGCCTCGCAGGCCATGCTGACCGGCAACTGCAACGCCATCGGGCTGATGCGGGCCAAGCCGCGCACCGGCACCGGCGCCGCGCTGATGGGCGGCGCCCAGTTCGGCACCGCCGCCCTGGTGGCCCCCCTCGTCGGCATCGCCGGCGAGCACACGGCCGTGCCGATGGTGTCCGTGATGGCGGTGGCGGTGCTGCTGACGGTCGTCGGCGTGACCCTGATCCGCTCGGCCACCCGGGACCGGGAGCTCGAGCCGGCCTGAGTGGTCGCGCGCCGAGGGGCCGCCGCGCGCCGCGCCCCCGGCAGGTGGGAGGAGCCGGTCGGCGGCCAGACGTCCTAGAGTCGGTGGTCCTGGCGCCCCGGTCGTACGACGTCCCCCGGGGACGTCATCCGCGCCGGTGGTCCGAACACCCGCACATAGCCGAAGGGGGCACGTCCGGTCGGGACGTGCCCCCTTCGGGGGCCGGAGCGGTGGGAGGGTGGTGGCCGCTCGGCTCGAGATGTGGCTCGGGTGGGCTCAGATCTCGACGGTCGAGGCGTCGTACGAGTAGAGCCAGTCGTAGCGGTCGGCGATCGGGTCCACGCTCCACTCGCGCTCCAGGTAGGCCTTGGCGGCCTCCGGCTCGGCGAGCTCGGGGGAGTGGAAGCGGGCGGTGTTCGCGGTCGCGCCGCGCACCATCTTCGAGGTGCGGTCGATGCGGGCGTGCTCGTAGCGCAGCAGCGCCTTCTCCGGGTCCGAGCCGTACGCCTCGAGCGCGCGGGCCAGGACCAGGCCGTCCTCGATCGAGTGGACGGCACCCTGGGCCAGGAACGGCAGGGTGGCGTGGCAGGCGTCGCCGAGCAGGGTGACCCGGCCCTTCGACCAGTTGGCGATGGGCTCGCCGCGGACGAGGGCCCACTTCATCAGCTGCGGGGACAGCTTGATGAGGGTCTGGATGTTCTCGTGCCAGCCGGCGAAGTCCTCGAGGCACTCCTCGACGGTGCCGTGGACGGTGCCGCCCTGGGCCGTCCACTCCTTGCCCTCGATGGTGGCGACGAAGTTCATCAGCTTGCCGCCGTGCAGCGGGTAGTGCACCGCATGGGCACGCGGGCCGATCCAGGTCGTGCCGACCCACGAGCGCAGGTGCTCGGGGAGGTTCTCCATCGGGATCAGGCCGCGCCAGGCGACCATGCCGGCGAACTCGGGAGCGCTGGGTCCCCAGAGCGCGTCGCGGATGCCGGAGCGCCAGCCGTCGGCGCCGATGACGACGTCGCCGGTGACGACGGTGCCGTCCTCGAGGGTGATCGAGGCCGAGCCCGGCTCCTGGGAGACACCGACGACGCGGGACTTCAGGCGGATCGCGCCCGGGTCCTCGGCGATGACGGCCTGGCGCAGGGTGTCGAGCAGGTCCGGGCGGTAGACGGTCAGGTACGGGTAGCCGTACCGCTCGACCGCCAGCGCGCCGAGGTCGAACAGCGGCCACGGCTCGGCGGAGTTCCAGAGCCGCAGCTCCTTGCGCTCCGGGTCGCAGGACAGCTTCCGGAGCTGGTCGAAGACGCCGAGGGCGTCCAGGACCCGGTTGCCGTTCGGGCTGATCTGGATGCCGGCGCCGACCTCCTTGATCTCCTGGGCCTGCTCGTAGAGCTCGACCTCGAAGCCTCGCTGCAGGAGGGCGAGGGCAGCGGTCATTCCGCCGATGCCACCGCCTGCGATGACGACGCGCATGTGATGCCTTTCTGGTGGGCCGGGACTCAGAGAGCCGCGGTGCGGAGCAGGCCGAGGGCCCGGAGGACGACTTCGTCGCTGCAGCGCACCAGGTGGGCGTCGGCCTCGGCGGTGAAGGAGTACGGGCGCCACGAGGGGACGGCGATGACGTCGCCGCGCTCCCAGGTGATGACCTCGCCGTCGATGTCGAGCGAGCCGGAGCCCTCGACGACGGTGAAGATCGAGTTCGCCGTGGTCTGGTGGACCTGCGAGGTGAAGCCGGCGTCGAGGCGCAGGACGTGGATCGAGATCGTGGGCATGGCGGGCTCGCCCAGCTCGATCACCTTGGAGGCCAGGCCGTCGGCCGGCGCCTCGGCGGCGTCCAGGCGGGACACCGAGTCCTCCCAGCGGAAGGCCAGCGGCGAGGAGTCGACGTCGACCGGGTCGGCCTCGAGCCGGTCCGGGTGCTGCTTGAAGAACATCGGCTCGAGCAGGTGGATCAGGGGTACGTCGAGGATGTCGACCCAGTAGCAGTCGTCACCGTCCGCGTCGGACTCGTGCGAGTGGCTGTGCCAGAACGTCGACGGGGTGAGCAGCACGTCGCCGGGGCGCATCTCCACGCGGTGACCGTTGACGACGGTGTAGGTGCCCGTGCCGTCGAGGATGATCCGCAGCGCGGCCGGGGTGTGCCGGTGGCAGTCGGCGGTCTCGCCCGGGCGGATCAGCTGGTACGCCGCCACCAGGGTGCGGACGGTGGCGTACTCGTTGCCCTCGACGGGGTTGCGCATGGTGACGTTGCGGCGGTCGGCCATCGAGTGGTCGACCAGCCGGCCGGCGGCGTCGAGGACGGACTGGATGTCGTCGTACTTCCAGCGGTACGGCACGAGGTTCTTGCGCGGCTCGGGCCACAGCGCCGGGAAGCGCCGGTGCCAGCCGCCCTCCATGCTGAGGTCGTCGAAGATGCCGTAGAGCTGCTCGAGGCTCTCGATGGCCTCGGAGCCGGGGACGGTGATGTCGGTGGTCATCGGGAGCTCCTTCAGCGCTGCTTGATGATGTCGGGGGTGTAGGCGTTCGCGAACACCTCGGTGTTGCCGCGGGTGCCCTGGCGGACCGGGACGCTCATCTCGCCGAGCTGGTCGATGGCGATCCGGATGACGTCGCCGTCGACGACGGGCCCGACGCCCGCCGGGGTGCCGGTCGCGATGATGTCGCCGGGGTGCAGCGTCATCACGGTCGAGGCCATCGCGACCATGCCCGGGATGTCGAGGACCAGGTCGCGGGTGTTGGCGTGCTGGCGCAGCTCGTCGCCGACCCAGAGCCTCATCTCGAGCTGGGTCGGGTCGTCGACCTCGTCGGCGGTGGTGATCCAGGGACCGACCGGGCAGAAGGTGTCGTAGGCCTTGCGGAAGACCCGCTCCTCGCGGCCGCGCACCACCATGTCGAGCAGGCAGGCGTAGCCGAAGACGTGCTCGGCCCAGTTCTCCCGGGCGATGTCGCGCCCGCCCTTGCCGATGACGATGGCCAGCTCGGACTCGTGGTGCACCTCGCGGTTGGGCAGAGCGGGGAGCTCGACGGCGTCCTCGGGGCCCGACAGCGACGACGGCGGCTTGAGGAAGAAGCCCTGGACGTCGGCGCGGTAGCCGGCCTGCATCTCGCGGCCGTGGTCGTGGTAGTTCACCGGGTAGGCGATGACCTTGTTCGGCCACGGCACCGGGGTGAGCAGCCGGGCCTCGGCGAGCGGGATCCGGGCACCGGTCGCGACCGCGGCCTCGATGGCCTCCCGGCGCTGGTCGAAGTCGGCGATGAGCCGGTTGGGGCCCACCGGGGGCCACTCCGCGGGGTCGACGCCGGCGGCGTCCGTGACGTCGACGAGGTCGTCGCCGACGACGACGCCGACCTGACCGTTGCCGAACCGAGCGATCTTCATCCGGGTGCTCTCCTCTACGTTCCGCTGCTGCTGCAACCGGACGCTAGGCCCGGCGCGAGGCACCCGGAAGGCGTGTTCCGTTGGATGCGACGACGCATTCACCCGGCCCCTCGACGGGCCGAAACTCGGGGTGTCACCAGGTGCAGATCGACCCTGCCCACCCCGCACGACGAGGAGTTCCCCAGTGCCCACCACCGTCCGCGACGCCGTCTTCGAGGTGCTCAGGAACCACGGCGTGGACCGGATCTTCGCCAACCCGGGCTCGACCGAGGTCGACCTGCTCACCGACCTCCCCGAGGAACTGGAGTTCGTGCTGGCCCTGCACGAGGGCTCGGTGCTCGGCATGGCCACCGGCCACGCCATCGCGGCCGACAAGCCGGCGCTCGCCCTGCTGCACACCACCGCCGGCTACGGCAACGCGGTCGGGGGCCTGGCCACGGCGCAGGCCAACCGCGCCCC encodes the following:
- a CDS encoding fumarylacetoacetate hydrolase family protein; amino-acid sequence: MKIARFGNGQVGVVVGDDLVDVTDAAGVDPAEWPPVGPNRLIADFDQRREAIEAAVATGARIPLAEARLLTPVPWPNKVIAYPVNYHDHGREMQAGYRADVQGFFLKPPSSLSGPEDAVELPALPNREVHHESELAIVIGKGGRDIARENWAEHVFGYACLLDMVVRGREERVFRKAYDTFCPVGPWITTADEVDDPTQLEMRLWVGDELRQHANTRDLVLDIPGMVAMASTVMTLHPGDIIATGTPAGVGPVVDGDVIRIAIDQLGEMSVPVRQGTRGNTEVFANAYTPDIIKQR
- a CDS encoding FAD-dependent monooxygenase; the encoded protein is MRVVIAGGGIGGMTAALALLQRGFEVELYEQAQEIKEVGAGIQISPNGNRVLDALGVFDQLRKLSCDPERKELRLWNSAEPWPLFDLGALAVERYGYPYLTVYRPDLLDTLRQAVIAEDPGAIRLKSRVVGVSQEPGSASITLEDGTVVTGDVVIGADGWRSGIRDALWGPSAPEFAGMVAWRGLIPMENLPEHLRSWVGTTWIGPRAHAVHYPLHGGKLMNFVATIEGKEWTAQGGTVHGTVEECLEDFAGWHENIQTLIKLSPQLMKWALVRGEPIANWSKGRVTLLGDACHATLPFLAQGAVHSIEDGLVLARALEAYGSDPEKALLRYEHARIDRTSKMVRGATANTARFHSPELAEPEAAKAYLEREWSVDPIADRYDWLYSYDASTVEI
- a CDS encoding MmgE/PrpD family protein yields the protein MTAAVPSTEGATAVARLAAFAAAFRAAPTEPALDDARQRLLDTIGISVPALGTGPAAIVHQLARTWGGHAQSTALGLAEKVPAPTAALVNGTLGHALDFDDTHVPSILHPSASVVPAALAAAEACGASGRELLAAIAVGNEICIRLGNAGYDPAINNSVFFERGLHATSICGALGSAAAAATVMGLPEDQIAHAMGIAASMGAGLLEANRAGGSVKRMHCGWAAHSGVVAAQCADAGLTGPPTVLEGRFGFFHAYCGETYDEAALLDGLGEVWATGDCFVKPYPTNVFTHSGIDAALALRAQGLKPEEIESVEIGVPSPVLRTIAQPREAKVRPESGYHAQFSGPFTFAIALGGGGGLGVYLDDFTDEQVADPVLLDLASRITHVADPRCDEIFPSHFPSIVRVQTKDGRELVEEVLTTRGTSERPLSDDEIMLKFRLNAAGLPGGADEIGRRIADVASYDDVSRLLEGTTAS
- a CDS encoding multidrug effflux MFS transporter, which encodes MPAPPRTPVGLSVPLLLILAACSGFPPFAIDTYLPGFPQIADDLDATAAQVQLTLTAFMLATAVGQVVWGTLSDQIGRRPVLLGGIAVGVAASLTCALTESVWLLVVARALQGLGTGAVMVVARAVVADLSTGADAARAFSTLSAVQSVAPIAAPVMGGLLIGPLGWRAAFWLLFAMTVCMSAAIWRLVPETMPPENRRASGLGRLLGDGRLLLADRGYLGAVITVAASFGTMFAYISGSPFVIQSIMGLSEYAYSGIFAGTAAAMVAMIMVNRRLVRSVPPRRMVVFGVLGQGAGVAVLLVCVLALDLPLPGMVVGFLLVQASQAMLTGNCNAIGLMRAKPRTGTGAALMGGAQFGTAALVAPLVGIAGEHTAVPMVSVMAVAVLLTVVGVTLIRSATRDRELEPA
- a CDS encoding cupin domain-containing protein codes for the protein MTTDITVPGSEAIESLEQLYGIFDDLSMEGGWHRRFPALWPEPRKNLVPYRWKYDDIQSVLDAAGRLVDHSMADRRNVTMRNPVEGNEYATVRTLVAAYQLIRPGETADCHRHTPAALRIILDGTGTYTVVNGHRVEMRPGDVLLTPSTFWHSHSHESDADGDDCYWVDILDVPLIHLLEPMFFKQHPDRLEADPVDVDSSPLAFRWEDSVSRLDAAEAPADGLASKVIELGEPAMPTISIHVLRLDAGFTSQVHQTTANSIFTVVEGSGSLDIDGEVITWERGDVIAVPSWRPYSFTAEADAHLVRCSDEVVLRALGLLRTAAL